Part of the Roseofilum casamattae BLCC-M143 genome, GAAGCTATCTGGATTTACGATACGACTCTCCGAGATGGCGCTCAACGAGAAGGAATGGCTTTGTCCCTAGAAGATAAATTGCAGATTGCCCGCCGTTTGGATAAATTGGGCATTCCGTTTATTGAAGGAGGCTGGCCGGGAGCGAACCCGAAGGACGTACAATTTTTCTGGCACTTGCAAGAAGAACCGCTAGAGAATGCCAAACTGGTGGCATTTTGTTCGACTCGCCGCCCCCACAAGTCGGCGGCGGAAGACAAGATGCTGCAAGCGATTTTGGCGGCAGGAACGGAATGGGTGACCTTTTTTGGTAAATCTTGGGATTTGCACGTGACAGAGGGCTTGCATACGACGCTGGACGAGAATTTGGCCATGATTGAAGATACGGCTCGGTATTTGCGATCGCAAGGTCGTCGAGTTATTTACGATGCCGAACATTGGTTTGATGGTTACCGGAAAAATCCAGATTATGCCCTGCAAACCTTGGATCGAGCCGTTGCCGGAGGCGCGGAATGGGTAGTGCTCTGCGATACTAACGGCGGCACGCTTCCCCATCAACTCGCCCAGATCGTGGGCGAGGTGAAAGACCATTTCGAGCGCCGTAATTACCGCATCCCTCTCGGTATTCATCCGCACAATGACTCGGATATGGCAGTAGCGAATGCGATCGCAGCAGTGCAAGAAGGTGCGACCATGGTACAAGGAACGATTAATGGCTATGGAGAGCGCTGCGGCAATGCCAATCTCTGCTCGGTAATTCCCAATTTGCAGTTAAAGTTAGGCTATTCTTGTCTAGCAGACGAAGAATTAGTTAACCTGACGGAAACCAGTCGTTTAGTCAGCGAAGTGGTGAACCTCGCTCCCGACGACCACGCGCCGTTTGTCGGACGTTCGGCATTTGCACATAAGGGTGGCATTCACGTTTCCGCCGTAGCGCGCAACCCCTTAACTTACGAACATTTAACCCCAGAAAGTATTGGCAATCAACGGCGCATTGTAATTTCCGATCAAGCGGGATTGAGTAATGTGTTGGCGAAAGCGCGCAGCTTTGGTATTGAGTTAGAAAAAAACGACCCTGCCTGTCGGCAAATTTTGCAGCGACTGAAAGAATTAGAGCATCAAGGCTATCAATTTGAAGGTGCAGAAGCGAGTTTTGAACTGTTAATGCGATCGGCGTTAGGACAGTCTCAATCTTGGTTTACGATTCAAGGATTTCAGGTTCATTGCGATATGGGAGCGCCGACTCCCGACCCGACGATGACGAGCAATGCGCTAGCGACGATTAAAGTGAAAGTGGGCGATCGCAATTTACTCGAAGTCGCCGAAGGAAACGGCCCGGTGGCCGCTCTCGATGCCGCTCTGCGCAAAGCATTGGTGAAATTCTATCCGGAAGTCGGTAACTTCTATCTCACCGATTATAAGGTACGGATTTTGGATGGAACTGCCGGAACCTCTGCCAAAACTCGCGTCTTAATTGAGTCGAGCGATGGGACAACCCGTTGGAAAACTGTTGGAGTCTCCACAAATATTCTCGATGCGTCCTATCAAGCGGTAGTAGAAGCGTTGGAATATGGGTTGTTTTTAACGCTGTCATCGCAAACTGAGGAGAGTACTGTGGGAGCGATCGTAACTTAGCTCTAATTGCCATTCTCTCGTTACGATCGGCAAAATGGGGTTAGTTTTTAAAAACAGAAATCTTGTAGGGTGGAAGATCTCCGCCTTTTTTATTCAGCGATCGCACATCCGAGTCCATTTCTCCATGCTGAATATCTATCATTAAATTAATCATTACTTGGCATAATCACCGGAATAGTTTGATTTCGGTGTTTGCGATAAATTGTAAAATCGCTATCTAGTGTTAAAATTGCACTATCGTTATAAAGTTCACTCATCCTGACTAAACAAGCATCTGCTAGAGACATTGGCACAGAGGTATAGCGCCGCATGAGGCTTTCTACAGTTTCAATTTCTGAATGCAGGCTAAAGGAAATAACAATATGTCCTTGCCCGATCAGTCTCAATATCGTTTCTTGACCATGATAAACTCTTTGGGCCAGAAAACAAGCTTCTGTAATGACAGCTTCATTAGTTAATAGTGGAGATCTGACTTGAGAGAGTTGAGATACTGCCCAGTGATGATATTTATCTTTCAGCATCAAATAGGCAATCAACACTCCTGTATCTAAAATAACCGTCATTATTGACCAAACCTATCTAAATATTTCGGGTTATGGGATAAATCTTCGATATCGCTATCGAGACATCCCATAAATTCTTGAGTGGCTTCCACGAAAGAAATCGAGGGCTTGTTTGGTACTGTATGAAGTGTCTCATCAGAACTTTGAGTAGCTTGTACTTCTAATAATTCAATCAACTCAATGACCTGGTTTTGTTGTTCCAGGGGAAGTTGGTAAATTTTTGCGATCGCACTTTCCAGTGTCAACATGGTTCGCGCAAGAGAATGAATACAGCTAATCATACCACAATGAAAATGGGCGATCGCCAATACTAAATTATTAAATGTTTGTATCCAGGAGAAATTTGAGGGTCATTACCAGCAATGTTCTTCGGGAGTAGGAGTGCGATCGCGAACATCGGCAAAAATTTTGTCAACGTCTAAGTCAATTGATTCGGCAATGATGTGGGAACGAAATGTATCGAAAGCTTCTAATACGCTTTGAGATTGAGCAATTGATTTCTCTATTGTCGCATTTTCAAATAGTGAGTCATACGATCGCCCAATTCATCAATGGTCAAATCTTGCAACCAATATTCCACCAATGCATGACCGAAGGCCCAGGCATTTTGGTCGGGAGTTCCGGGATTATCTAATAGTCTCGGCCAGAGAGCGAGCAATTCAAATTTAATCTCTAATTCCGGATCGTTACTGAGGAGAGAAAAGAGATCGTAAGCCATTTGCAACTTACCGATAACGACGGGGAGTTGTTCGATGGGAATTTGTTCGGCGAGCAGGTAGGCTAGGGTGGGGGAACCGGTGGCTAAGGTGGAGACGAAGCGCAATACGGGACTTTTGAGTAAGGCGGTGAGTCCTTGGGTGGTCGCCATTTGGAAGGTGTAGCGATCGATGATTTTCGCTGTGGCCAGGGTGCGCGCGTCGCGATCGCGCAAAAATCGTGCCAAGCGTTCTTCTTTCACCGGACCGATCGCCTCCATCAGTGCCACAGAGAGGACATCGGTATTCCAGCCGGGACGGCCGAGGTTGGGGTCTGCAGTCACCATGGGAAAGAAGTTATTGCAAATCTCGGATAGCTGCTGTTGCCGATATTCGGTGGCTTCGCGTATGGCTCGTTCTTTCGGGCGATCGCCCCTTTCCCAGTCGTAAGGGGGCGACCATTCCCGGATCGGGCGCAGTCTATCTACTTGGGTGACAAGTCCCACCATAGGTAAGTCGGGATTCTGCGATCGCAGGCGCTGCAAGAAATTCAAGTCCATTTGCAAGGCCGGATCGAGAGCGGGAGTCACCAGGACGACTAAATCCGCCGTCGCGCCGTAGTCCAACACTTGCTCGGTTAAGTCTGCTCGGTTGACTTGCTCGTAACCGGGAGTATCCCAGAGAATCAACTCCTCGCTATTGACTCCCTGCCATTGATAATTCTGGATTTTGTCCGTATTGGGTAAAACATCGACTTCCGCCCGTTCGGCTTGAAATAAGGTGTTGATCAGGCTACTTTTTCCCGCCCCCGTGCGACCGACCACGAGCAGATTCAGGGGTTGGGTTTCCAGCTCTTCTGCGGGAGTAGCTTTGGCGATAATCTCGCGCAGAGTTTCGGTTTTCGCTTTCGGGAGAGTTAACTGTGCGCCGGACACCTGTAACTCCGGTGGGGTCACATTTCCGTAGAGGACGATCGCCTGGCGACAGAGGTTGCGCAACGCCGTCTCCCGCAACATTTGACTCAGATTCATCAGTAGCTCTTGGGTCGCCTTATTGCTATACTTGCGCGTCGTCTGTTTGGCAGCAGCGGCAGCGGGATTGAGCACCCACTGGGCCCAGTCCCAGACGCGGAGAAACTTGCGCGCCGAGGGTTCCAGCTTGCGGTAGAGTTCGTAGGCTTGGTAGGCTTGACCCACGGTCACCTGGTTCAGCACTGGAGAAAGTTGCGCGATGGTGCGTCCCACATCATCCGTCGTCCCTTGGATTAACCCATAGGCTTGGGGAATGTAGATATTGAGTAAGGGATATTGGGTGTTTTCGCCATAGGCTTGGGCGACAGCCACAATGGTATCTTGACAGCGCTGGAAAAACGTATTCCAATCCTCCCAAATGGGGCGATCGTCTTTCGCGTCTTTGAGAATAGTCTCTAATGCGGTTTCAATTTTCGCAGAGATGGCCGCATCCCCGATCGCGGCTTCCGTCTCCTTTGCTACGGCTTCTAGATTCGCGTTCGCCGCTGCGACAGCTTCCTCCACTTGCCGCACCATCGGCCTTGTCCATGCCACCAATAACCAGCGCCAACCGAGAAAGACCAAGATAAAAATAGCCCAAATCCAGCTTATGCCCCATACATGGATTTGCCACCCGGCGGCGACCAGCAGTAGGATGATAATAGAGGCGATCGGCGTTACGAGGACGATCCACTGCCAGAGTTTAAAGCGAACCATAGACAAAACTTAGGAATGGCGGCAAGTACCAGAAACCGGGTTTCTTGTTACTCCGATCGATTATTCCAGATCTCGATAGAAACGCGGTTTCTCAATTCCTATCTTACAGTGCAAGTTTAAAGAGAAATGCTATAACGCGATAAACGGTAAAGTTGACAAATACAGTGAATTATGCATCCTGGCATTTGCCCTGAAGATAGCGAAAATCTCGGGTTAGTATTGGTCTAAAGACCCCACAATGGCATGATATTCATATCGAACAATACTTCGCATCTCAGCCGATCGAGCTGTGATGGGCTGAGGTGTTGTCTATTTGCATAACAAAACATCATAATTCTTTGAGGGAGAACCATGGTAAAACGATACATTGCGCTCGTGTTAGCCACTGTATTATTCACGTTGCATATTTTTGTCGGAAGCGCAACGGCTGCTAACGTTTCCGAGAAAAACCGCACGATTCCTGCCAATGAGGACGGTACAACCACTATTATTAGCCAAGGCGATTATGTCAAAGGTAAGCGACTGTTTGTCGATACCTGCTCTCAGTGTCATGGTAGCGGGATGACCAAAACTAATCCGAATGTCGGTTTGGGAATTGAGGCGATGTCTGGTGCCGAGCCTCCTCGTACCAACGTGGCTGCTTTAGTAGACTACATGCAAAATCCCACCACTTATGACGGAGAAATTGAAATCTACGAACTGCATCCGAGCACCAGAAGTTCGGATATTTTCCCAGAAATGCGCAATCTGAGCGATGACGACCTAGCCGCGATCGCCTCTTACATTCTGGTGGAAACAAACGTTCGTCCCAAACAGTGGGGAGCTGGTAAAAATAATCGCTAATATGCGGATGCGAATATCCGAGATTCTACTCCAAACGCTCTGAGCAGATCTCGATCGCCAATGGCAGCAGGGTTGCAACTGCTGCCCTTATTCTTAATATGAGGACAATACCATGATTGATTTATCTCGATGGAAGTTACAGCGCTTTAGGCTACGGAGGATAGGGAACGCACTAGGGAACCGTTGGTGGTGGCGTGTCAGCGCGATCGCTCTAGTTTGTGGTATCGTTCTGACTCTGGCCGCTCCCGGCGCTCTGGCTGCGAGCGATCGCTACGTGATCCGTTTTCTGAAAGCCTTTGAACCGGTTGCCATTCCTCTCGATGCCGAAGGCAATACGCAAATGGTCAGTCCTGAAGAACTCTCAGCGGGGAAAGTTCTCTTTAATCAAAATTGCGAGAACTGCCACCTGGGAGGAACAACCCTACTCAGCGACGTTGAAGCACTGGACTTAGAGTCGTTGCACAATGCGACTCCACCCCTAGACAATATTACGAATTTAGTCGGCTATATGCGCACTCCTCTGAAAGGAGACCAAGGCGAATTCTTCAAATATTCGTGCCGCGAAGTGAGTCCGGAGTGGATGTCGGACAAAGAACTGCAAGACCTATCCGCATTCATCCTTCGCGCTGCGGAAAAAGTCGAAGGTTGGGGTGCAGGAGAGTTTTAAGCTTTGGCGATCGATCGACCGAACGAGACAGAATTTGCTCATATTCCCGTCTTGGGAACCGAGCTAGTGGGCGGGTTGCAGGTTCGTCCGGGAGGCGTTTATCTGGATGCAACAGTGGGCGGTGGCGGGCATAGCCTGCTGTTGTTGCAACAGAGCGATCGCATTGAGATAATGGCGATCGACCGCGATGAGATGGCGCTGCAAGCGGCGCGTCAAACCCTCGCGAAGTATGCCCATTGCCTTACCTTTTGGCATGGTAATTTTGCCGAATATCCCGGAACCGCCGAGCAGTTTGATGGCATTATGACCGATCTCGGAGTCAGTTCGGCACAACTGGATATTCCGGAGCGAGGATTTAGCTTTCGTCACGAAGCACCGCTGGATATGCGCATGGATCGCAGACAGGAACTGACAGCAGCGGATCTGGTGAATCATTCCGACGAACGAGAATTGGCCGATATCTTTTATCACTACGGCGAAGAGAGACTATCGCGACGAATTGCTCGCCGAATTGTGGAAAATCGCCCGTTTGAGACGACGACTGAGCTAGCCCGGACTGTTGCGTCTTGCTATCCTCCTCGCGCCCGTCACGGACGCATTCACCCGGCAACGCGGGTGTTTCAAGCATTGCGTATTGCGGTTAATGCTGAGTTGAGCGGTTTAGAACAATTTCTCGATCGCGCGACGGAGTGGCTCAAACCTGGCGGCGTGTTAGGAATCATTAGTTTCCACTCCCTGGAAGACCGCTGCGTTAAGCATTATTTTAAAGGATGCGATCGCTTGGAGATTATTACCAAAAAGCCGATAACTGCTGGAGAAGAAGAGACTCGAAATAATCCGCGATCGCGATCGGCTAAATTGCGCTTGGCTCGGCGACGATGAATAAGTGACGATAAATCGGCGATCGGTTAACGCACCATAGAAATCAAGATCCCGAGAATTTTACTGACTTGGTTGATATAATATTCCTGGCGATCGATGCGAACGGTCTGTTGCGAGAGTTGCAGAAACTTCCAGATATTTCCAGAGGTAACGGCACCATAAATAACAGGAATGGAATTACCTTCCCGTTGGTTAAACAGTTGTGCCCCTAGCATCTCCGCGATGCACTGCCCCAATCCCGATTTAATATCTTCTTTTTTCGCTTCCACGACGGCAATGACTGGAGCTTGAATCAACCAGGTATTTGCCGATAAGCTAATTAAAAAATCGCAAATCCCGTTTAAGCCTTGTTCCGGATCGGCATTAAACTCAGAGCCAGAAAATAAGCCAATTTCATAGTTCAGTTGTCGCCTCATTTCCAATAGAATTGGCGTAATTATCATCTCCGATCGCGCTTTTTCGGTGTTGATACTTAAAGCCAGAGGTAAATTTTCCTTAAGCAAGACTCGAGTCAGTTCGCTCGGTTCCACTTCTGCGATCTCGGCAAACAGATCGGTTGTCTCATCAACGGTCAGATCGAATTGCTCGATCGTGTCATGGAGTTTGAAATTGCCATATGACATCGTTCGCAACCTCCATCTGAGTGGGGAGAATTATCGAGCCATTTGGATATATGCTAATGATAGCAAATTAAGCGATCGCAAATAAATGATTGAGGGTGCAACAGCAATAAGACTAATCCTGGGGAATTAGCGATCGTCTCGGATTGAACGCGCATCAGATTAAAGGTGAAATTATGACCAAACGGAACTTGAATCTAGGACAGAGCGAAAAAAATACTCGAGTCGAGCGCTTGCGTTCCTTAAGCAATCTTCTCGATAATGCGATCGCCATTCCCGGATCGAATTATCGCGTTGGGATCGATCCCTTGATTGGATTGCTACCGGGTGGCGGAGATTTTTTAAGTTCGGCTCTATCGGCGTATATCGTGATTGAAGCCACTCGGTTTGGACTGCCTAAAGAAACCCTCGGACGCATGGTCATGAATGTTTTGATCGATACATTTGTCGGTATTATTCCCGTTCTTGGCGATCTGTATGACGTGACCTGGAAAGCAAATTCTCTCAATGTCCAACTCCTCGAAGATCATCTGGAAAATCCCAGTAGTAGCAAAAAAGCCGATCGCGGTTTTGTCGCTTTAATTATTATTACGTTGGTTTCGATTATCATTGGCATTACGGCGTTTGGTGTCTTCATGCTTTGGGTCTTGCAAATTGTGCTAAGAGGTCTTTTTTAACTCCGGAGAAATGTGACTAACCTTACCCGCATGAGAGCAAATTACCTCAATCTTAACCCTAGAGATAATTCGCGATTTGCTCAGGTTGCATTCAGGCATTTCTCACCCAAAAATAGGACACTTTAGGTAGCTAACCATCGAAAATTGGCTATGAACCGGATTACTAAAATTTTCCTCGCTATGGTAAGCGCGATCGCAGTAGCTGGCGCAAGTCTGGTTGTCCGTGCGGGAGGCTGGGATAACTTTAAACTGCGTTATTTTCATTTAACCAGTCACCTGCATAACCAAGAACAAGAATTAAACGATATTCGCCAACAAGCGATCGCTCTCGAAGAATTCAGCCGCATTACGTTAACCGAGCTGTTTAATGGAGGACCGCCAAAAGATGGAATTCCCAGCATTGACAATCCACAGTTCGACACCTCCGAAACTACCTCATTTAAGGGAGACGAAACGGTTATCGGTGTTGTCATTAATGGAGAAGCAAAAGCCTATCCATTTGGAATTATGAACTGGCATGAAATTGTGAATGATACTGTTGGCGGAACTAAGATTACCGTCAGTTATTGTCCTTTGTGCGATACCATTATTGTTTTCCATCGCCAGGAGACGATGTTTGGAGTTTCGGGCAAACTGTATCAAAGCTGTTTAGTCATGTACGATCGCGCTGATGAAACCTTATATTCGCAACCTTGGGCCATGGGAATTATTGGAGCTAATGTGAATAAAAATCTGGCGCGCATCCCCGCTGTCAAAACCACATTAGATGCCTGGTTAAGAACCTATCCCGAGAGTAAAATTCTTTCAACTGAAACCGGATACGTTCGCGATTACCAGACCTATCCTTATGGCACCTACTATACAGACAACCATATTATCTTTCCCGTCCGCAATCGCGACAAACAAGCCTTACATCCAAAAACCATCGTTAGTTATATCTGGGAATCTGACAGCCAAACTCCTCGCGATCGCTTTTCTGGAGATAGCCTACACGTCGTGCACGGCGAACTCGAAAACATCGGACAAAAAGTAGTATCCTTTAACAATCGAGAGATTCGCATTATTTGGGACGCACCGATGAAGACCGCCCGTTTTGAAGAAACCGATGGTACGGTCATCCCAAGTACTACTGCATTTGCCTTTGTTTATCCCGCTTATTTTGGCAAGTAGCACCAGAATAATTAACCCGAGCCAAGTCAAAAAAACTGAAGAAATTCTCTCGTCTCTATCTCTATTTCCTAAAACTTATACCCACTTCTTGCCATATCATGAATCTCGATAATCTGATGGCAGTAATCCCAGTACTGAACGAAGAGACTACCCTTACTCCCATCATTAATACCTTGCAATCTTATGGCATTGCCCGGATTCGCGTTGTTGATAACGGCAGTACCGATCGCAGCGTTGCCGTCGCTAAAGCTGCTGGAGCCGAGGTCGTTCTCGAACCCGTACCGGGATATGGAAGAGCCTGTTGGCGTGGCTTACAAGAGCTGCCAGAGGGTATAGAATGGATATTATTTTGCGATGGAGATGGCAGCGACGACTTATCCTGCCTGCCCCAGTTTTTTCGCCATCATCGCGAATACGATTTTATTCTCGGTAACCGGCGCGCCACTGCCAGCGGACGCAGTGCCATGACCTTCGTGCAAAACTTTGGCAACGGGTTAGCCACTCTACTGATGAGACTCGGTTGGGGCTATAGCTACCGCGATTTAGGCCCCTTGCGCTCCATTCGGCGATCGCATCTGGAAGCCATGGACATGGAAGATCGAGGGTTTGGCTGGACGGTGGAAATGCAAGTGAAAGCCATTGAGTCCCAACTGCGCATTTGCGAACTTCCCGTAGGGTATCGCCGCCGCCAAGGAGG contains:
- the psbV2 gene encoding photosystem II cytochrome PsbV2, encoding MIDLSRWKLQRFRLRRIGNALGNRWWWRVSAIALVCGIVLTLAAPGALAASDRYVIRFLKAFEPVAIPLDAEGNTQMVSPEELSAGKVLFNQNCENCHLGGTTLLSDVEALDLESLHNATPPLDNITNLVGYMRTPLKGDQGEFFKYSCREVSPEWMSDKELQDLSAFILRAAEKVEGWGAGEF
- the rsmH gene encoding 16S rRNA (cytosine(1402)-N(4))-methyltransferase RsmH: MDRPNETEFAHIPVLGTELVGGLQVRPGGVYLDATVGGGGHSLLLLQQSDRIEIMAIDRDEMALQAARQTLAKYAHCLTFWHGNFAEYPGTAEQFDGIMTDLGVSSAQLDIPERGFSFRHEAPLDMRMDRRQELTAADLVNHSDERELADIFYHYGEERLSRRIARRIVENRPFETTTELARTVASCYPPRARHGRIHPATRVFQALRIAVNAELSGLEQFLDRATEWLKPGGVLGIISFHSLEDRCVKHYFKGCDRLEIITKKPITAGEEETRNNPRSRSAKLRLARRR
- the psbV gene encoding photosystem II cytochrome c-550: MVKRYIALVLATVLFTLHIFVGSATAANVSEKNRTIPANEDGTTTIISQGDYVKGKRLFVDTCSQCHGSGMTKTNPNVGLGIEAMSGAEPPRTNVAALVDYMQNPTTYDGEIEIYELHPSTRSSDIFPEMRNLSDDDLAAIASYILVETNVRPKQWGAGKNNR
- a CDS encoding DUF4112 domain-containing protein; this encodes MTKRNLNLGQSEKNTRVERLRSLSNLLDNAIAIPGSNYRVGIDPLIGLLPGGGDFLSSALSAYIVIEATRFGLPKETLGRMVMNVLIDTFVGIIPVLGDLYDVTWKANSLNVQLLEDHLENPSSSKKADRGFVALIIITLVSIIIGITAFGVFMLWVLQIVLRGLF
- a CDS encoding type II toxin-antitoxin system VapC family toxin, whose product is MTVILDTGVLIAYLMLKDKYHHWAVSQLSQVRSPLLTNEAVITEACFLAQRVYHGQETILRLIGQGHIVISFSLHSEIETVESLMRRYTSVPMSLADACLVRMSELYNDSAILTLDSDFTIYRKHRNQTIPVIMPSND
- a CDS encoding DUF3179 domain-containing protein; the protein is MNRITKIFLAMVSAIAVAGASLVVRAGGWDNFKLRYFHLTSHLHNQEQELNDIRQQAIALEEFSRITLTELFNGGPPKDGIPSIDNPQFDTSETTSFKGDETVIGVVINGEAKAYPFGIMNWHEIVNDTVGGTKITVSYCPLCDTIIVFHRQETMFGVSGKLYQSCLVMYDRADETLYSQPWAMGIIGANVNKNLARIPAVKTTLDAWLRTYPESKILSTETGYVRDYQTYPYGTYYTDNHIIFPVRNRDKQALHPKTIVSYIWESDSQTPRDRFSGDSLHVVHGELENIGQKVVSFNNREIRIIWDAPMKTARFEETDGTVIPSTTAFAFVYPAYFGK
- the cimA gene encoding citramalate synthase; this translates as MTRSQPEAIWIYDTTLRDGAQREGMALSLEDKLQIARRLDKLGIPFIEGGWPGANPKDVQFFWHLQEEPLENAKLVAFCSTRRPHKSAAEDKMLQAILAAGTEWVTFFGKSWDLHVTEGLHTTLDENLAMIEDTARYLRSQGRRVIYDAEHWFDGYRKNPDYALQTLDRAVAGGAEWVVLCDTNGGTLPHQLAQIVGEVKDHFERRNYRIPLGIHPHNDSDMAVANAIAAVQEGATMVQGTINGYGERCGNANLCSVIPNLQLKLGYSCLADEELVNLTETSRLVSEVVNLAPDDHAPFVGRSAFAHKGGIHVSAVARNPLTYEHLTPESIGNQRRIVISDQAGLSNVLAKARSFGIELEKNDPACRQILQRLKELEHQGYQFEGAEASFELLMRSALGQSQSWFTIQGFQVHCDMGAPTPDPTMTSNALATIKVKVGDRNLLEVAEGNGPVAALDAALRKALVKFYPEVGNFYLTDYKVRILDGTAGTSAKTRVLIESSDGTTRWKTVGVSTNILDASYQAVVEALEYGLFLTLSSQTEESTVGAIVT
- a CDS encoding GTPase family protein, producing MVRFKLWQWIVLVTPIASIIILLLVAAGWQIHVWGISWIWAIFILVFLGWRWLLVAWTRPMVRQVEEAVAAANANLEAVAKETEAAIGDAAISAKIETALETILKDAKDDRPIWEDWNTFFQRCQDTIVAVAQAYGENTQYPLLNIYIPQAYGLIQGTTDDVGRTIAQLSPVLNQVTVGQAYQAYELYRKLEPSARKFLRVWDWAQWVLNPAAAAAKQTTRKYSNKATQELLMNLSQMLRETALRNLCRQAIVLYGNVTPPELQVSGAQLTLPKAKTETLREIIAKATPAEELETQPLNLLVVGRTGAGKSSLINTLFQAERAEVDVLPNTDKIQNYQWQGVNSEELILWDTPGYEQVNRADLTEQVLDYGATADLVVLVTPALDPALQMDLNFLQRLRSQNPDLPMVGLVTQVDRLRPIREWSPPYDWERGDRPKERAIREATEYRQQQLSEICNNFFPMVTADPNLGRPGWNTDVLSVALMEAIGPVKEERLARFLRDRDARTLATAKIIDRYTFQMATTQGLTALLKSPVLRFVSTLATGSPTLAYLLAEQIPIEQLPVVIGKLQMAYDLFSLLSNDPELEIKFELLALWPRLLDNPGTPDQNAWAFGHALVEYWLQDLTIDELGDRMTHYLKMRQ